A region from the Aegilops tauschii subsp. strangulata cultivar AL8/78 chromosome 5, Aet v6.0, whole genome shotgun sequence genome encodes:
- the LOC109746177 gene encoding uncharacterized protein has translation MVTVQSKSHSMSHNNPDPRPALEGPPLHYSAFLVIQNPSKWLSWLLDIAMEQGVLTPLAPKAARLRTSRYADDVALFVNPKRSEIAAVRAILERCEALDFDNIVEDFGGSAGSLPCRYLGLPPGLWKPRRVDILPIIDKMAGRLRGWKGKLLARPGRLALIKSVLTSCATYFLTYFAPNKWATKRMDKICRNFLWNGDEEASGGKCLVK, from the exons ATGGTGACCGTTCAATCAAAATCTCATTCGATGTCCCACAACAACCCTGACCCAAGGCCAG CACTGGAGGGACCTCCTCTCCATTATTCTGCGTTCCTCGTCATCCAGAATCCTTCTAAATGGCTCTCCTG GTTGCTGGACATCGCTATGGAACAGGGTGTCCTAACCCCGCTTGCACCGAAGGCTGCCAGGCTCCGCACAAGTAGATATGCCGACGATGTTGCTCTGTTCGTGAACCCCAAGAGAAGTGAGATTGCGGCTGTACGTGCTATTCTGGAGAG ATGCGAGGCCCTTGACTTCGACAACATCGTCGAAGATTTTGGTGGTTCGGCGGGCTCCCTACCTTGTCGTTATCTCGGGTTGCCACCGGGGTTATGGAAGCCCCGCCGCGTGGACATTCTCCCGATTATTGACAAGATGGCTGGCAGACTAAGGGGTTGGAAGGGAAAGCTGCTTGCGAGGCCCGGGCGCCTGGCTCTGATAAAATCTGTGCTGACCTCTTGTGCTACTTACTTCTTGACCTACTTTGCACCAAACAAATGGGCAACCAAGAGGATGGATAAGATTTGTAGGAACTTCCTTTGGAATGGTGATGAGGAGGCCAGCGGGGGCAAATGCCTTGTTAAGTGA
- the LOC109746178 gene encoding uncharacterized protein translates to MSSAFSEEILADKLAKLNNTQQCIETLSHWCIYHRKDAELIVQTWAKQFHNSGNEQKVPFLYLANDILQNSKRNGTEFVEEFWKVLPTTLKDVAEKGDDRGKKTVSRLVDIWQERRVFGSRAGGIKDVMLGTAPLPVLDMTKKRSHSSSIKIVKRDSRSVKLRLGVGGTAERIVSALHTVLSEQADEDADLENCKTSMRHVGKMEKDVDSACSKAEDPRRETLCTKLKDEEATMKKCIEKLKAVEENRAAVVSELKEALQEQESELEKVRTQLQLAEAMVEETANMQRRLNNEPIIPSSKLASSVEPGNSLSNGQVKGQQKTAAAILADKIASSSNSQQILQSALSKFAAENSSEIRSDKRMKVEQSSQVPSVANAAAFVPMPPMVTTAAQQPQTILVQQTPVQGQASAPQPQYNIYQAPQQHFVQQPGGLIMGMPYSMNTMNPPPPPPPPQMMNLARAQTQPQPPTQQMLQQQMQINVAPPMQFTLQQPGAPPFRPLQPPPGMQFFHHQSQ, encoded by the exons ATGAGCAGCGCGTTCAGCGAGGAGATACTCGCCGACAAGCTCGCCAAGCTCAACAACACGCAGCAGTGCATCGAAA CGCTGTCGCATTGGTGCATTTACCATCGGAAGGATGCAGAGCTAATTGTCCAAACATGGGCCAAGCAGTTCCATAATTCTGGAAATGAACAGAAGGTCCCTTTCCTTTATCTGGCTAATGACATCCTACAGAACAGTAAGCGCAATGGCACCGAGTTTGTAGAAGAATTCTGGAAGGTCCTCCCAACAACGCTTAAAGATGTAGCTGAAAAGGGTGACGACCGTGGGAAGAAGACGGTCTCTAGGCTG GTTGATATATGGCAAGAAAGGAGAGTTTTTGGTTCACGTGCCGGGGGCATCAAGGATGTGATGCTTGGAACTGCCCCCCTTCCTGTATTAGATATGACCAAAAAGCGCTCTCACAGTTCATCCATCAAGATTGTTAAAAGAGATTCACGTTCTGTAAAACTG AGACTAGGCGTTGGAGGAACTGCGGAGAGAATTGTATCTGCGTTGCATACTGTTCTCAGTGAACAGGCAGATGAAGATGCTGACCTTGAAAACTGCAAGACATCTATGCGTCATGTTGGAAAGATGGAGAAGGATGTTGACAGTGCCTGTAGCAAAG CTGAGGATCCTCGTCGTGAGACTCTTTGCACAAAATTGAAGGATGAGGAGGCTACCATGAAAAAATGCATCGAAAAGCTCAAAGCAGTTGAAGAAAATAGAGCAGCTGTTGTGTCTGAATTGAAAGAGGCATTGCAGGAACAG GAATCGGAGCTGGAGAAGGTCCGCACTCAGTTGCAG TTGGCTGAAGCAATGGTAGAAGAAACAGCCAACATGCAACGGAGGCTCAACAATGAGCCAATCATTCCATCTTCCAAGCTAGCATCATCAGTAGAGCCAGGAAATTCACTCTCTAATGGGCAAGTAAAGGGCCAGCAGAAGACAGCTGCTGCTATCCTCGCGGACAAGATTGCATCATCATCAAACTCTCAGCAGATACTCCAATCTGCACTTTCCAAGTTTGCTGCAGAAAATTCATCTGAGATACGCTCAGATAAAAGGATGAAAGTCGAACAATCCTCACAGGTCCCAAGCGTTGCGAATGCTGCTGCCTTCGTACCAATGCCGCCAATGGTCACCACAGCAGCACAGCAGCCCCAGACAATCTTGGTACAGCAAACTCCTGTGCAAGGCCAAGCTTCTGCGCCACAGCCCCAATACAATATCTACCAGGCCCCTCAACAGCActttgtccagcagcccggaggtCTAATTATGGGCATGCCATACAGCATGAACACCATGAATCCACCCCCACCTCCACCACCGCCGCAGATGATGAACCTAGCAAGGGCGCAGACACAGCCTCAACCACCTACACAGCAGATGCTTCAGCAGCAAATGCAGATAAATGTTGCGCCCCCGATGCAGTTCACGCTTCAGCAGCCTGGTGCACCACCTTTCAGGCCTTTGCAGCCACCTCCAGGGATGCAATTTTTCCATCACCAATCTCAGTGA